The DNA segment ccagctttgctgctgctaaGTCGACAACCTGCAAGCCCAGAGTTGAGGTAACGGACAGGTGAGTCAGGGGGGTGTCCCCCGCGCGTTGGGGCTCAGCACTGCGACGCAGTAATCGTCTCTGGCCGTGCTCCCCAGGTACTGGAGCAGGGGTGGGACAAGGCAATCCAAGAGCAGGAAAGGtttgaaggaagaaagcacTTAGTAGATTCCCTCTCTAGTTTCTCAAATCGATGTATTTCTCGCTCTTCAgtccaccaaaacaaaaagaggggggggaaaaaaaaaaaagcagttaggGGTGAGCATAAAACCAGGCCCTCCACTGCAGGTGTCTGCGTGACAGACACCAATGCGATGGGGGAGAGCCACCCACCCGGGCCATCCCGTGGTGGCTGGGTGGCCGAGCATTGCCCCAGGGCAAGGGGTGAGCGTGAGCTACTccagcagcaggaccagggTGGGGTTATCTCTTGGCCCAAGGCAAATAAAACCACAGCGGGCTCAGGTGCCGCACCCTGTGGCTCCACAGGATGTGCAAGCATGGCAAACCCTGCCGTAGCAGAGTGAGGGTCCGGCCCCGATACTGTGAACAGTTGCTCGAGCCCCCGGTGGCTCTCGACCTCAGGTGAGAGGTAAGCACGCAGCCCGAGAGACTCATCTAATCCTGCACTGAGAGCTTTGGCTCAGAGATGCCAGAGCAGGGCCCATTCCTGCAGCCTCCACTCTTGACTCCCGGCCAGACACGTTTATGTAGTTCCTTCTCCCAGAGCCCCCCAGGGAGCCTGGCTCCTGCTccagggagcagggaaggaggcagtGCCAAGCAGGCCGGGCAGTGGGCAGTGTGCTCCCAGGAGATGCCAGGGGCTGGCACGGAGCAGAGCTGCACGTGCGCAGGGGAGGGCTGCTCCTACGTCCCTGGAGCAGAGAGCTGTGACTTTGtcaccttccctccctccctcccatggCCCCCCTCGAGCGCTGATGATGGATGATGGCCCATGCAGGGTGAGGAGTGCCGGGAGAGGAGCTTGCggagaggagaaaagcattACCTCGATGCACCCCCGTACACTCCTCACCTCCGCTCCCAGCTCtgggagcagccctggcccTGAGGAAGGGCAGTGCACGACGCTCTGTCCTACCTGGTCAGCGGCAGGTCTCTTCTCGCCGTTTGCACCCTGCAGGAGCCCCGCCTCTTCGGAAAGTTTATCTGACTTAACTTCAACTACAATCTTGTCTTTACGTGCCTCTGGCTTTGTGCTAGGGGAGGGAGGTGACAATTTTGAGACATGTTTGTGATACCAAAGAGGGCACATGGCCGGTTGAGCGAGGCCAAGCCCTGGGGCTCCATCTCAGGGGATGCTCTGGAGCAGGGCCGGGGCAGAGGAAGGCCAGGGGTGAAAGAGGCTCCAGCTTAGAGAAAGCTTTgggctgcccagcccctcccTGGGGACGAGTCCCTTGGCTGCTCTACCACTCTGCTGTCCTCCTCATCGCTTCCCTGCGCAGACGGGGCGAGCAGTGCAGACCCCAGGCTGTGGGAAGCTGGAAGCATTGCCAAGACCCCAGCACGGTGCCCCCCGAGGCTGCACTATTGCCTCCCTCTGCgttgggcagggagcagctggtGTAATGAGATGGGAAGCATGAGTGATGGCAAGCACCTCTGGCCCCAAGGGCTCCCTGGGAGGACGGGCGGCAGTGCTTACATGTCCTGTTTCCCAGCGCGGCCACACGGGATCTTGCCTTTCTTGTGCAGGAAGTAGATGACAGaccccagcacagccaccaCGAGGATGCAGACGATGATTGCCACAATGATCACCCCTTTGCTCTCTGATGTCTTTTGATCTAAACACAACGGGAGAGGAAGAAGTTAATGCCTGTCCCACCCTGATGCTCTCCAGCTTCCGCATTACTGCACCCCCCTGGGGGCAAGAAAAGGACCCCTTCCCCCAAGAAAGCACCATGGGGACTCCAGTTCCTGGtgcttctccagctccctgcaggATGCAGATGTCAGCACAAAAATGCGCCATTAGGGCAGTTTCTGCATGAATACGTTTTGCAtcctgctcctggctgccatGCCCCTGCATGCCATAGGAGAATGGCTTACAGGGTTTCCTGCAAGACATCAGGCCATCCTTTTGCTTCCTTGCCCAGTGGGCCTGGGCTGCAGGAAGCGGCACTTGATGGCCTCGCTGGTCTACAGGCTGAGGACAAGCAAGCAGCTTTCACACCGCTGCAGAAACAGGCGGAGACAGAGCCTCCGGTCCCCTCGCGGCttggcagggagagaggagcagcGACAGATGCGGTGCAAGAGCCAGCAGCCAAGGCTCCCTCCCCAGGCCAGGGCTGAGTGTGACTCCCGTCGGTGGCATGCTCCCGCCAGAGCCTGGGCTGACAGATGCACGCACCAGCGTGGGGAGGAGACTGACCTTTTCTGATGGACTCCACTGGTAGagcagaaagggagggaaagagacaGAGCTCAGCCACGCCACAGCAGCATGGCACACATGGCGTCTGTGCGAGGGGGACCAATACTTCTCTGGGTTCCTGGGGCAGAGGGCAGTGCCCGAGACTCACCGAGCAGCTGGATGTGCTCCTCACTGGCACCCAGTGCGTTGGAGACCCTGCACATGGCTCCTGCCCGCAGCAGGTCATGGTTCACGCGCACCGTCAGGTTGCTGGCGACGTGCTGATTTTCAATGTACTCATGAGCCTGcgaggcagggaggcagcaaaGGATTCAGCACCCGAGGCAATGCGCAGCCCCTCTCTGAGAGACCACGGTCTGGACCCAGCACCCTCCCCAGCTCTCACCGTCCCGTTGACATTCCAGTGGACAGAGGGCCTGGGGAAAGCGATGGCCTTGCAGGTCAAGTTCACCACCTCGTCCTGCCGCACGTACAGTGGGGAGCTGATGGCGACGATCCGTGGCTTCCCTGTGGGGAGGGCACGTCAAGCACCTGTGGCTCTCGGGGTGGGAACCGGCTGACgctgggtgggatggggctcactctggcagggcagtgtgccCACACACATGCGGGTTCTTACCCTGAACAGCCACGGCCACCTGcttgctctgctccagccctggcaCACTTGGTGCAATCACCTTGCAGCTGAAGTTGCTGGAGGTTTCGAAGGTGAGGTTGCTCAGTAAAAGCTGGTTCCCTTCTGCAACCTTCCTGCCCTGTAGGGAAGGGATGCCCCCCAGCAACGAGCGCTGAGCACCAAGCCCTTCTGCACCAAGCTCCCCATGCTCTGCAGCTGTCCCAAAGGGGCTCAGCCCTCCCTCCTACACACAGCGAGGGAGCCTGCAAGCACAGGACCTCTCTGCAGTACTGGCCAGGAGGTGATGAGGTAGAGATGGACAATGCAGGTCCACGCAAGGGGGACTCCTACCCCTGGCCTCTCTCAGGAGAGACGGAGCAAGCTCCTGGCTCTGCCCGGTTTGCTGCAAAGCCCAGGCTTGCCGAGCCTGAGCGTGACAATACCCAAATGCCTGCTCACCTTCTCATCCCTCCACTGGTAGTCCAGGGTCACGGGGCTGTGGGCATCACAGCTCAGCCTCACGCTATCCCCTTCCTGAAGGGGTGAGGATGGCTCCATCTTCACATGGACCCCTTCAATGTCTaggagagggatggagagcagggcagggtgagcAGGAGGGACGGGGCACCCACTACGAGGTGCGCAGGGTCCCGTCCCTCGCCTTACAGTTCACAACAAGCTCCACATCCTTCTCCAGCTGTCCCATATCATCCAAGTCCAGGGTCTGGCATCTGTACAGGCCGCTGCTGCTCTTACTAACATTGTGCAGGTTCAGCACCCCGCTGTTGGTGTCTGCCAGCGATGTCAGGTCCTGCCAGCTGTTGtccagctgcaggcagcgggGAGAAAGCAGAGCCCTTAGCCCCACACAGGCaccctccatcccagctgctGCATCCCACTCCCCAGGGCCCTCCAGGCAGAGGATAAGAGCAGCCAGGACATGAGATGTCTGCCAAGGGAGAGGTGCCCAGGTCCCCTCTGGCCTCACCTCTCTTTTATAGAAGCTGAAGACGGGTGCTGGGTTCCCGTCAGCCTCGCAGACCAGCTTCACGTCGTCCCCTTCCTTCACCAGTGCCGAGGATGGCATGACCTGCAGCTTCACGTGCTGTGCGGGgtctggggaaggagggagcggggagggtCGGCATGGGGCCCCGCTACACAGCACCTGGCAGCGGGCATGGCCCCCAGCCCCTGACTCACAGAAGACGGTGACGTTGACTTGCCGCGACTCCACGGCACGCCTCTGTCCCCGCAGCCAGTAGTGCACGGTGCAGTGGTAGTAGGAGTTGCGGTCCTCCCGGGTGACGTGGGCGAAGAGGGTGCTGCTCACCGTGTACAGCCCGCTTGACTCGCGGGTCAGTGTGGCTGGAATCTTCACCACTGCGTGGGACACAGCCGCTGTTCCCAGCCCGTGGGGAGGCCGTGGGAGGCAAGGAGGGCTCTCTTGGGAGCACAGGGCTGCTTTGGGTGGCCAGGGGCTGCCAGTCCCCAGCCAATGAGGCCCTGGATAGTACAagtgccccagcccctctcccgaGCACGCAGGTGCGGTTcaccatccccatcctcatccccattcccatccaACTCACTCTTCTCCTCCGGCTGCAGCTGCTCCCCGTTCTTGTGCCACGTGATGTTGGGGGGCGGGAAGCTGTTCCTGCTCACGCACTGGGCAATCTGTGGCAGCAGAGACAGCTTTG comes from the Gavia stellata isolate bGavSte3 chromosome 26, bGavSte3.hap2, whole genome shotgun sequence genome and includes:
- the MCAM gene encoding cell surface glycoprotein MUC18 — protein: MAGGRRAAGLALSWGCCLLLCCAAASKLEVSMPAVVEVESGGTARIECNFYIPGNGSYTYINWSYIDRNNRVRLCRITGSEILEENTDYKGRLSVGEDKALSISRVTVQDARTFVCQVGAGSHGVGENHTELHIYKIPEAPEIMANPGGISVQSSDIPQIAQCVSRNSFPPPNITWHKNGEQLQPEEKMVKIPATLTRESSGLYTVSSTLFAHVTREDRNSYYHCTVHYWLRGQRRAVESRQVNVTVFYPAQHVKLQVMPSSALVKEGDDVKLVCEADGNPAPVFSFYKRELDNSWQDLTSLADTNSGVLNLHNVSKSSSGLYRCQTLDLDDMGQLEKDVELVVNYIEGVHVKMEPSSPLQEGDSVRLSCDAHSPVTLDYQWRDEKGRKVAEGNQLLLSNLTFETSSNFSCKVIAPSVPGLEQSKQVAVAVQGKPRIVAISSPLYVRQDEVVNLTCKAIAFPRPSVHWNVNGTAHEYIENQHVASNLTVRVNHDLLRAGAMCRVSNALGASEEHIQLLDQKTSESKGVIIVAIIVCILVVAVLGSVIYFLHKKGKIPCGRAGKQDITKPEARKDKIVVEVKSDKLSEEAGLLQGANGEKRPAADQSEKYIDLRN